The Penicillium digitatum chromosome 6, complete sequence genome has a window encoding:
- a CDS encoding Beta-lactamase family protein gives MTITKEKVQEILNKAALRYRGPGGAIAVVQDGHVIGQRVWGFADLEQRVPMTSQTQLPICSITKQFVCALLIDLERNPTPALAAKGGVRKQLSDHLTEILSPELTRDGELTLERLCDMQSGMRDYWAMTALWGSKPDDEFLIARDCGPLLARTKSFHFQPGTEFSYCNVNFHVLARVIERATGESLDKLLEDRILRPAGMSTAFLCPNTAHHPPPCVGYEGTEQHGFTAAVNRMEWSGDAGLVASLTDMIAYEKYLDHCYADPQSWYHTAIVPPKFKDGTPAKYRYGLSHTDIDGVNTIGHGGALRGYRLHRRHAPHERLSVVVMFNSDSDAFGPNIDIFRDLLELPKPVTASVQATADWVGAFLDQDTQLSIVITKGAQDGEVAITYDGSADTIKLSTPNHGRSNSAVATVDGDSLSIHRVGDNRILSARRIAPKESILRDNSFQGVYHCTEIESTFHCNGEDGMLYGAFDGYLGQGHATPMKYLGDDVWVLTCPRGLDAPAPGDWTIVFSRDEHNVIQGFTIGCWLARKVDFVKKV, from the coding sequence ATGACCATCACAAAGGAAAAGGTTCAAGAGATCTTGAACAAAGCTGCCCTCCGGTATCGAGGCCCCGGAGGTGCCATCGCTGTCGTCCAAGATGGCCATGTCATTGGCCAACGCGTCTGGGGATTCGCTGACCTGGAACAGCGAGTTCCCATGACATCCCAGACGCAACTGCCCATCTGTTCAATTACTAAACAATTTGTGTGTGCGCTATTGATTGATCTGGAGCGCAATCCAACCCCGGCATTAGCTGCAAAGGGTGGTGTCCGGAAACAGCTCTCGGACCATCTCACCGAGATCCTAAGCCCGGAGCTTACTCGCGACGGTGAACTGACGCTTGAACGGCTTTGCGACATGCAATCCGGCATGCGCGACTACTGGGCTATGACCGCATTGTGGGGCTCCAAGCCCGACGACGAGTTTCTGATAGCCAGAGACTGCGGTCCACTACTTGCCCGAACCAAGTCATTCCACTTCCAGCCGGGAACGGAATTTTCTTACTGCAATGTCAACTTCCACGTACTTGCCCGAGTGATTGAACGAGCGACTGGAGAGTCTCTTGATAAATTGCTCGAAGACAGAATACTCCGACCGGCTGGTATGAGCACGGCATTCCTTTGTCCCAACACCGCACATCACCCACCGCCGTGTGTCGGGTATGAGGGCACCGAGCAGCATGGTTTTACAGCGGCCGTTAACAGAATGGAGTGGTCGGGCGATGCTGGATTAGTGGCTTCACTCACTGATATGATCGCGTACGAAAAGTATCTCGATCACTGCTACGCTGATCCACAAAGCTGGTACCACACCGCTATAGTTCCTCCGAAATTCAAAGACGGTACTCCTGCAAAGTATCGTTATGGGCTAAGTCACACTGACATTGACGGTGTGAACACGATCGGACATGGTGGAGCGTTGCGAGGGTATCGACTGCACCGGCGGCACGCACCACACGAGCGCTTGTCCGTCGTCGTAATGTTTAACAGTGACTCTGACGCATTCGGCCCCAACATTGATATCTTCCGAGACCTCTTGGAATTACCCAAGCCTGTGACAGCGTCCGTCCAGGCTACCGCGGACTGGGTCGGCGCGTTTCTTGATCAGGATACCCAATTGTCGATCGTCATCACCAAGGGCGCACAGGATGGAGAGGTAGCCATTACCTATGACGGCTCTGCCGATACTATCAAGCTTAGTACACCGAACCATGGGAGGTCTAACTCGGCCGTCGCAACAGTTGATGGAGATTCCTTGAGTATTCATCGTGTGGGAGATAACCGGATACTCAGTGCTCGGCGTATTGCCCCGAAAGAGTCAATCCTTCGAGATAATTCATTCCAGGGTGTCTACCACTGTACTGAGATTGAATCTACCTTCCACTGCAATGGCGAGGATGGCATGCTCTACGGTGCATTTGATGGATATCTGGGCCAAGGACATGCAACTCCCATGAAATATCTGGGAGATGATGTCTGGGTCTTGACTTGTCCACGTGGTTTGGATGCCCCAGCTCCGGGAGATTGGACCATTGTCTTTTCTCGGGATGAGCACAATGTAATTCAAGGGTTTACGATTGGTTGCTGGTTGGCCAGGAAGGTTGACTTTGTGAAGAAAGTTTGA